Proteins encoded in a region of the Pseudomonas shahriarae genome:
- a CDS encoding tetratricopeptide repeat protein codes for MGLLRIASAMSLCAVAFSVQAEQLPIEVLSAVVKDQKIADAEVLLQRNGAQNVVGRTNAQGQVTLTSEVADGADNLLIIKKPGYSNLVVKCPCKGMTYAISPVMENLDGLRVVLTWGQSPSDLDSHMIFPGNNIYFNSKTGTDAELDVDDTDSYGPETITLQKKHYGESYVYAVHDFSNRTNTGSTALSESQAKVFVYMGQSLVRTYYVPTNRTGNLWTVFRMTGSGDFQDINTFTGVLVEAKDVLNEVKPLLNDSVAVDAVVVSSAVQGDAKKLNLKGEAAYQAGNLDQAIDYFRQAIELDNSFGKAYGNLGLAYQKAGNTAESIWANRKAIALASGPTAATVRAGSYYNIARIYEAAGQFADALRHYQLAKEQKANPVYDKAIERVQNR; via the coding sequence ATGGGTTTGCTTCGTATCGCCTCGGCGATGTCATTGTGTGCGGTGGCGTTTTCTGTCCAGGCCGAGCAGTTGCCAATTGAAGTGCTCAGTGCGGTGGTCAAGGACCAGAAAATCGCCGACGCTGAAGTCTTGCTGCAACGCAACGGCGCACAGAACGTGGTGGGGCGCACCAACGCCCAGGGCCAGGTCACCCTCACCAGCGAAGTTGCCGATGGCGCCGACAATCTGCTGATCATCAAGAAGCCCGGCTACTCCAACCTGGTGGTGAAGTGCCCGTGCAAAGGCATGACATACGCCATCAGCCCGGTGATGGAAAACCTCGACGGCCTGCGTGTAGTGCTGACCTGGGGACAATCGCCTTCGGACCTCGACTCCCACATGATCTTCCCCGGCAACAACATCTACTTCAACAGCAAGACCGGCACCGATGCCGAGTTGGATGTGGATGACACCGACAGCTACGGCCCGGAAACCATCACCCTGCAGAAAAAACACTACGGCGAAAGCTACGTCTACGCCGTGCATGACTTCTCCAACCGCACCAATACAGGCTCCACTGCACTGTCCGAGAGCCAGGCCAAGGTGTTTGTGTACATGGGCCAGTCCCTGGTTCGCACCTACTACGTGCCGACCAACCGTACCGGTAACCTGTGGACCGTGTTCCGCATGACCGGCAGCGGCGACTTCCAGGACATCAATACCTTTACCGGCGTACTGGTCGAAGCCAAGGATGTGCTCAACGAAGTCAAACCCCTGCTCAACGACAGCGTTGCCGTGGATGCGGTGGTGGTCAGTTCTGCGGTACAGGGCGATGCGAAGAAGCTGAACCTCAAAGGCGAAGCGGCCTACCAGGCCGGTAACCTGGACCAGGCAATCGACTACTTCCGTCAGGCTATCGAACTGGACAATTCCTTCGGTAAAGCCTACGGCAACCTCGGCCTGGCCTATCAGAAAGCCGGTAACACCGCCGAGTCGATCTGGGCCAACCGCAAGGCAATCGCCCTGGCCAGTGGCCCGACAGCGGCCACCGTGCGCGCCGGTTCCTACTACAACATTGCGCGAATCTACGAAGCGGCCGGGCAGTTTGCCGATGCGCTGCGCCACTATCAGTTGGCCAAGGAACAGAAGGCCAACCCGGTGTATGACAAAGCCATTGAGCGTGTGCAAAACCGCTG